A single Lysinibacter sp. HNR DNA region contains:
- a CDS encoding RluA family pseudouridine synthase, with amino-acid sequence MESRSLFVPEGLGGERIDTALAKLLGFSRSFAVSVLAEGGVLVDGKVASKSDRLHPGSYLDVTWNPKEGPRVIPTEVEDFTIVHDDDDLVVVDKPVGIAAHPAVGWEGPTVLGALAAAGYTIATSGAQERAGIVQRLDVGTSGLMVVAKSEKAYSLLKRAFRDRTVDKVYHAIVQGHPDPFAGTIDAPIGRHPGSEWKFAVTSEGRHSVTHYETLEAFPYATLLEIHLETGRTHQIRVHMAAQRHPCVGDSMYGADPTLSQKLGLERQWLHATELSFTHPGTNEWVTYKSGYPADLQHAYEVLQNL; translated from the coding sequence GTGGAGAGTAGGAGTCTCTTTGTCCCGGAAGGACTGGGAGGAGAACGCATTGACACTGCGTTGGCTAAACTTTTGGGTTTCTCTCGAAGCTTTGCGGTATCGGTTCTTGCGGAGGGAGGCGTGCTGGTTGACGGCAAGGTGGCGAGTAAATCGGATCGTTTGCATCCCGGTTCCTACCTGGACGTGACATGGAATCCCAAAGAGGGCCCGCGTGTGATTCCCACCGAGGTGGAGGATTTCACAATCGTTCACGACGACGATGATCTGGTGGTGGTTGATAAGCCAGTGGGGATTGCGGCCCATCCCGCTGTCGGCTGGGAAGGTCCTACCGTGCTTGGTGCACTCGCGGCTGCGGGATACACCATAGCAACATCGGGAGCGCAGGAACGAGCGGGAATCGTTCAGCGCCTCGATGTGGGTACGAGCGGTTTGATGGTGGTGGCTAAGAGCGAAAAAGCATACAGCCTCCTAAAGCGAGCGTTTCGTGATCGTACGGTTGACAAGGTATATCACGCGATTGTGCAGGGGCATCCCGACCCGTTTGCCGGGACGATTGACGCCCCTATCGGGAGACATCCCGGCTCTGAATGGAAGTTTGCGGTGACGAGTGAGGGACGTCACTCGGTTACCCACTACGAGACGCTCGAGGCTTTCCCCTACGCAACACTTCTAGAGATTCATCTTGAAACGGGGCGCACCCACCAGATTCGGGTACACATGGCCGCTCAACGCCACCCCTGTGTCGGTGACAGCATGTATGGGGCCGATCCCACGCTCTCTCAGAAACTGGGGCTTGAGCGGCAGTGGTTACACGCCACGGAGCTATCTTTCACGCATCCCGGCACAAACGAGTGGGTCACCTACAAGAGTGGATACCCTGCTGACCTGCAGCACGCCTATGAGGTTCTTCAGAATCTTTAA
- the sepF gene encoding cell division protein SepF — translation MSNPLKKTMVYLGLADEELENEETMQGTQAKQQPQTAAATPAAEGVRAPVTPLRRAATRAPSPSTLNEILTVHPKQYRDAQIIAENFRDGVPVIINLSQMDDAEAKRLIDFASGLSQGLYGKIERVTNKVFLLSPSHIALSGEQDAVNDSGDAEASFFVNS, via the coding sequence ATGAGCAACCCGCTGAAAAAAACCATGGTTTACCTCGGGCTCGCTGATGAAGAGCTTGAGAACGAAGAAACCATGCAGGGGACCCAGGCTAAGCAGCAGCCTCAGACAGCTGCGGCCACACCTGCGGCAGAAGGCGTCCGCGCCCCTGTTACCCCCCTGCGTCGCGCGGCAACGCGCGCTCCCTCGCCCTCAACCCTGAACGAGATTCTTACCGTGCACCCTAAACAGTACCGGGATGCGCAAATTATTGCAGAGAACTTTCGGGACGGAGTGCCCGTCATTATCAACCTCTCGCAAATGGATGATGCTGAGGCAAAGCGCCTGATTGACTTTGCTAGTGGACTCTCACAGGGGCTCTACGGAAAAATCGAGCGCGTCACAAACAAGGTGTTTTTGCTCTCTCCTTCCCACATCGCTCTGAGCGGTGAGCAGGATGCGGTTAACGACTCCGGGGATGCTGAAGCCTCCTTCTTTGTGAACTCTTAG
- a CDS encoding YggS family pyridoxal phosphate-dependent enzyme: MSGFDPILSERLESVRRGVADAAAEAGRPVSEITTVVVTKFHPESLIRELYRLGVRDFGENRHQEAREKASKLTDLDLTLHFIGQIQGKKFRQIAEYADVVHSLDRVRLVDALGEQDHPLACFVQVNLTEEEDRGGVAPDQLLPLVERVLANPAYDLRGVMAVAPLEEEPRRAFARLRGYSDAVQQLAPRATAISAGMTHDYVEAIAEGATHLRIGTAITGKRPETV, encoded by the coding sequence GTGTCTGGTTTTGATCCCATACTGAGCGAACGTCTGGAGAGCGTGCGGAGAGGCGTAGCAGATGCTGCCGCGGAGGCTGGCCGGCCGGTATCAGAGATCACGACAGTTGTGGTCACTAAGTTTCATCCGGAAAGCCTGATTCGCGAGCTCTATCGACTAGGTGTACGTGACTTTGGCGAAAACCGTCATCAGGAGGCTCGGGAAAAGGCGTCTAAGCTTACCGACCTGGACCTTACCCTGCATTTTATTGGACAAATCCAGGGTAAAAAATTTCGTCAGATTGCCGAATATGCGGATGTTGTGCACTCACTTGATCGGGTTCGACTGGTGGATGCTCTTGGTGAGCAGGATCATCCCCTTGCTTGCTTTGTGCAGGTGAACCTCACAGAAGAGGAGGACCGCGGTGGGGTTGCGCCAGATCAACTCTTACCTTTGGTGGAGCGTGTTCTTGCGAACCCAGCTTATGATCTGAGGGGTGTGATGGCTGTGGCGCCACTTGAAGAGGAGCCGCGTCGAGCCTTTGCGCGATTGCGGGGGTATTCCGATGCTGTTCAACAACTCGCCCCGAGAGCAACCGCAATCTCTGCGGGTATGACACACGACTACGTGGAAGCTATCGCGGAGGGTGCGACACACCTCCGAATTGGCACAGCAATCACGGGAAAACGACCGGAAACAGTCTAG
- the ftsZ gene encoding cell division protein FtsZ, which produces MSNNQNYLAVIKVVGVGGGGVNAVNRMIELGLRGVEFIAVNTDAQALLLSDADVKLDIGRVLTRGLGAGADPEVGRRAAEDHAEEIEEALAGADMVFVTAGEGGGTGTGAAPIVARIAKSVGALTIGVVTRPFNFEGKRRAAQADSGIHTLREEVDTLIVVPNDRLLEISDPGISMLEAFSLADQVLLAGVQGITDLITTPGLINLDFADVKSVMEGAGSALMGIGSARGADRAIKAAELAVASPLLEASIEGAHGVLLSIQGGSNLSLHEINDASSLVQDVVHPEANIIFGTVINDALGDEVRVTVIAAGFDSHEPASKNMHIEASKRQTFTPPAEEKVLGDEASNATEFGEAIVSPPVEAVLADESFADDDDLDVPEFLR; this is translated from the coding sequence GTGTCAAATAATCAAAATTACCTCGCGGTCATCAAAGTTGTCGGTGTTGGCGGTGGTGGTGTCAACGCGGTCAATCGTATGATCGAACTCGGTCTCCGGGGTGTGGAATTTATCGCGGTTAACACGGATGCGCAGGCGCTTCTGTTGAGCGATGCTGACGTAAAACTTGATATCGGGCGTGTTCTTACTCGTGGGCTCGGCGCTGGAGCGGATCCTGAGGTGGGTCGTCGTGCGGCCGAGGACCATGCGGAAGAGATTGAGGAGGCTCTTGCGGGAGCCGACATGGTTTTTGTCACCGCGGGTGAGGGCGGTGGTACCGGCACCGGTGCGGCCCCGATTGTGGCACGTATTGCAAAATCTGTGGGAGCGCTCACGATTGGTGTTGTGACGCGTCCGTTTAATTTTGAGGGCAAGCGTCGAGCGGCCCAGGCTGACTCTGGGATTCATACCCTTCGTGAAGAGGTTGATACCCTGATTGTTGTTCCTAACGATCGCCTATTGGAGATCAGTGATCCCGGGATTAGCATGCTTGAGGCATTCTCGCTCGCCGACCAGGTTCTCCTTGCTGGCGTTCAGGGAATTACCGACCTTATTACGACCCCTGGGCTTATCAACCTTGATTTTGCCGACGTGAAGTCCGTCATGGAGGGAGCCGGTTCTGCCCTCATGGGTATCGGCTCGGCGCGAGGCGCGGATCGCGCTATTAAAGCCGCCGAGTTGGCTGTTGCCTCGCCTCTTCTTGAGGCAAGTATCGAGGGTGCGCACGGCGTACTGCTGAGTATTCAGGGTGGCTCTAACCTGAGCCTTCATGAAATCAACGATGCGTCCTCGCTGGTTCAAGACGTTGTTCACCCCGAGGCAAACATTATTTTTGGGACCGTCATCAACGATGCGCTGGGGGATGAGGTGCGAGTCACGGTCATTGCCGCGGGATTTGACTCCCACGAGCCTGCCTCAAAGAATATGCACATAGAAGCGAGTAAGCGCCAAACATTCACCCCTCCTGCGGAAGAAAAAGTTTTGGGCGATGAGGCCTCAAACGCCACGGAGTTTGGTGAGGCTATAGTGTCTCCTCCTGTTGAGGCCGTCCTTGCGGACGAATCGTTTGCGGATGACGATGATCTTGATGTTCCCGAGTTCCTCAGGTAG
- a CDS encoding DivIVA domain-containing protein encodes MALTPEDIVNKRFTITKFRDGYDLDQVDDFLDEVGRELRRLQDEASALKQENEELRDRVQGFEAGQFAEPRSAVAAPSEPAQDEDSEETVITTPPAQEPVVVPAPAVTVVEAESTNEASKSSGMLQLALELHDKHVRDGEEKRDALIREGESTARELVSDAQKQRADELARLNTERAQLQTKIKDLREFEGEYRSTLRSYIQGQLRGLDGSPEPEGAPSGLE; translated from the coding sequence ATGGCTTTGACACCTGAAGATATCGTAAACAAGCGGTTTACGATTACAAAGTTTCGTGATGGATATGACCTGGATCAGGTTGACGACTTTCTCGATGAGGTTGGTCGTGAACTTCGACGACTCCAGGACGAGGCTTCCGCCCTGAAACAGGAGAACGAGGAACTTCGTGATCGTGTTCAAGGTTTCGAAGCAGGCCAGTTTGCTGAGCCTCGCTCCGCTGTTGCCGCACCATCTGAGCCTGCCCAGGACGAGGACAGCGAAGAAACAGTCATCACTACCCCTCCGGCTCAGGAGCCCGTTGTAGTTCCTGCTCCTGCCGTTACCGTAGTTGAGGCGGAGTCCACCAACGAGGCTTCCAAGAGCAGCGGAATGCTACAGCTTGCTCTTGAACTGCACGATAAGCATGTGCGTGATGGTGAAGAGAAGCGCGACGCGCTTATCCGTGAGGGTGAGAGCACCGCTCGCGAGCTTGTCTCTGACGCACAGAAGCAGCGCGCAGACGAGCTTGCACGTCTTAACACCGAGCGTGCTCAATTGCAGACCAAGATTAAAGACCTGCGTGAGTTTGAGGGTGAGTACCGTTCCACGCTTCGCAGCTACATTCAGGGTCAGCTGCGTGGGCTCGACGGCTCTCCGGAGCCCGAGGGTGCCCCCTCCGGACTCGAATAA
- a CDS encoding FtsQ-type POTRA domain-containing protein, translating into MKRPSGFSSGEGNPPSQQSETQVQPDKESVSPRIRITRKTQAPQRSASKTVNDKYPAANGSPALEQDWDFTSPTIDLGEVRTRQRQKTVESGEASGILPNAAKKSSAKRVDSSRKRDPWSPRGIAQSTAQAVRRAVAERRRAERREVKRFTVESRRRRRTLTVVAGALAALVLFVLVGVFSPLMGLRTIEVVGAERLDAAAVVEALDGHQGVPLSLIDRGRVQSDLEQFSIIQSYSLELRPPHTMVVRIIERNPVMSVHTETGFSLIDSAGVTVETAAERPAGFPLVVNVPVDADSRVFQATTEAVRTLPPDVMALIDTVTAGTENEVSFQLRDSGITVVWGSSKESPRKGAVLRGALAGLADRNVTSINVASPENIVFS; encoded by the coding sequence ATGAAACGCCCCAGCGGTTTTAGCTCGGGGGAGGGTAACCCGCCATCGCAGCAGTCCGAGACACAGGTTCAGCCCGATAAAGAGTCGGTTTCTCCTCGAATAAGAATTACCCGAAAGACGCAGGCTCCTCAAAGATCTGCATCGAAGACGGTCAATGATAAGTATCCAGCTGCGAATGGGTCGCCAGCGCTGGAACAGGACTGGGATTTTACTTCTCCCACTATTGACCTGGGCGAGGTGCGCACGCGACAACGGCAGAAAACCGTAGAAAGCGGGGAGGCCTCGGGGATTCTTCCCAATGCGGCGAAGAAGTCTTCCGCAAAGCGCGTAGATTCTTCTCGGAAGCGTGACCCGTGGTCTCCCCGCGGTATCGCACAATCGACCGCGCAGGCCGTTCGCAGGGCGGTTGCGGAGCGTCGTCGGGCTGAGCGCCGTGAGGTGAAACGTTTTACGGTAGAGTCTCGTCGGAGACGGCGTACCCTCACGGTTGTTGCAGGGGCTTTAGCCGCTCTGGTTCTTTTTGTCCTGGTGGGGGTCTTCAGCCCCCTCATGGGGCTCCGCACCATTGAGGTGGTGGGTGCTGAGCGGCTGGATGCGGCGGCTGTTGTGGAGGCCCTAGACGGACATCAGGGGGTTCCGCTCTCCCTGATCGACCGGGGGAGGGTGCAGTCAGATCTTGAGCAATTCTCAATAATTCAGAGTTACTCGCTGGAGTTGAGGCCGCCACACACGATGGTGGTTCGAATTATTGAGCGTAATCCGGTCATGTCGGTTCACACCGAAACGGGCTTTTCTCTGATTGACTCCGCTGGAGTGACGGTTGAAACAGCGGCTGAGCGTCCCGCGGGATTTCCCCTGGTGGTGAATGTCCCAGTTGATGCCGATTCGAGAGTTTTCCAAGCCACCACCGAGGCGGTTCGCACTTTGCCGCCCGATGTGATGGCGCTCATTGATACCGTTACCGCAGGTACCGAAAATGAGGTTTCGTTTCAGCTACGAGATTCCGGGATTACCGTTGTGTGGGGGAGTTCTAAAGAGTCCCCTCGTAAGGGTGCGGTTTTGAGGGGCGCGCTTGCGGGCTTAGCTGATCGGAACGTGACCAGTATTAACGTGGCTTCACCAGAGAATATAGTTTTTTCCTAG
- the dnaE gene encoding DNA polymerase III subunit alpha, which produces MSQTDSFVHLHVHSEYSMLDGAARVKPLIEEAVRQGMPAIAVTDHGNMFGAFDFWNTATNAGIKPIIGTEAYLTPGTHRGDRTRVKWGSGGGDDVSGAGAYTHMTLLSASQTGMHNLFRLSSRASIEGYYFKPRMDRELLNQYSEGLIATTGCPSGEVQTRLRLGQYEQARAAAAEFRDIFGKENFFCEIMDHGIDIERRVMSDLIKLAKDLGLPLVATNDLHYTHAADAESHAALLCVQSGSRLDDPNRFKFDANEFYLKTPAEMRQVFRDYPEACDNTLLIAERCETAFDTRANYMPRFPCPPGENEESWFIKEVETGLHERYPGGIPDNVRKQADYEVEVILQMGFPGYFLVVADFINWSKKNGIRVGPGRGSGAGSMAAYAMKITDLDPLQHGLIFERFLNPDRVSMPDFDVDFDERRRGEVIKYVTEKYGDERVAQIVTYGTIKAKQAIKDSSRVLGFPYGMGEKLTKAMPPAVMGKDIPLEGIMDTAHPRYKEAADFRAILEVDSDAQTVFQTARGIENLKRQWGVHAAGVIMSSDPLIDIIPIMRREQDGQIVTQFDYPACETLGLIKMDFLGLRNLTILDDALDNIRANRNENIILEDLDLDDQATYELIARGDTLGVFQLDGGPMRGLLRLMKPDNFEDISAVLALYRPGPMGANSHTNYALRKNAAQEIIPIHPELEEPLSEVLGGTFGLIVYQEQVMSIAQKLAGFTLAQADLLRRAMGKKKKSELDKQFETFSQGMRDNGYSDAAVQTLWDILLPFSDYAFNKAHSAAYGVLSYWTAYLKANFPAEFMAALLTSVGDSKDKLGMYLNECRHMGIQVLAPDVNESLVHFSAVGTDIRFGLGAIRNVGAQVVENIREAREEKGRFTSFHDFLNKVPLTVLNKRTVESLIKAGAFDSISPVRRALVEIHEDAVDAASKAKREEANGNFGFDFDSLFDDPAQAEDQVPERPEWGKKDKLAFEREMLGLYVSDHPLAGLEIALAKHASTTVNDINNPDANLDGEIVTIAGLITSVQHRVAKSGNQYGMITVEDFTGEIQVLLMGKSYLEFGPMLQSDSIASVRGKVNARDDGMSMHAYGVSLPEVEQSEVGAPISITLQDKRATPKTMRELKELLERHSGQNEVRLRLLTSTSVRIFELPYPVSVNSSFFGDIKGLLGPRCLQ; this is translated from the coding sequence GTGTCACAGACTGATTCTTTTGTTCACTTGCACGTTCACAGCGAGTACTCAATGCTCGACGGTGCTGCGCGGGTTAAACCGCTGATCGAAGAGGCCGTTCGGCAGGGAATGCCCGCCATCGCCGTTACCGACCACGGCAACATGTTTGGTGCGTTTGATTTTTGGAACACCGCAACAAACGCGGGAATCAAGCCGATTATTGGTACGGAGGCCTACCTCACGCCGGGAACCCACCGCGGTGATCGCACCCGGGTTAAATGGGGAAGCGGCGGGGGAGACGATGTTTCGGGAGCAGGTGCCTATACCCACATGACCCTGCTCTCTGCCTCTCAGACGGGAATGCACAATCTTTTTCGGCTGTCGAGCCGTGCCTCCATTGAGGGATACTACTTTAAACCCCGAATGGATCGTGAGCTGCTCAATCAGTACTCCGAGGGCCTTATCGCCACGACGGGCTGTCCCAGCGGTGAGGTGCAGACCCGCCTTCGCCTGGGTCAATATGAGCAGGCCCGGGCTGCAGCCGCCGAGTTTCGTGACATCTTTGGTAAAGAAAATTTCTTTTGCGAGATTATGGATCACGGCATCGATATTGAGAGACGTGTGATGTCGGATCTCATTAAGCTGGCCAAAGACCTGGGACTGCCCTTGGTCGCCACAAACGATCTGCACTACACCCATGCGGCGGACGCCGAATCGCACGCGGCCCTGCTCTGTGTGCAATCCGGATCGCGACTCGACGACCCCAACCGATTTAAATTTGACGCTAACGAGTTTTATCTTAAGACCCCGGCCGAGATGCGTCAGGTTTTTCGAGACTATCCCGAGGCCTGCGACAACACCCTGCTGATCGCTGAGCGCTGTGAAACGGCCTTCGATACCCGCGCAAACTATATGCCTCGTTTTCCCTGCCCTCCCGGTGAAAACGAGGAGAGCTGGTTTATCAAGGAGGTCGAGACCGGCCTACACGAGCGCTACCCGGGTGGTATTCCTGATAACGTTCGCAAACAGGCCGACTACGAGGTGGAGGTTATCCTCCAGATGGGTTTCCCCGGATACTTTCTTGTGGTTGCCGACTTCATCAACTGGTCTAAAAAGAACGGTATTCGAGTGGGTCCCGGTCGGGGTTCGGGTGCCGGATCAATGGCGGCGTACGCCATGAAAATTACCGACCTTGATCCCCTGCAGCACGGTCTCATTTTTGAGCGTTTTCTTAACCCGGATCGCGTGTCGATGCCAGACTTTGACGTAGATTTCGACGAGCGTCGTCGCGGTGAGGTCATTAAATATGTCACCGAAAAATACGGTGACGAGCGTGTGGCGCAGATCGTCACGTACGGAACTATTAAGGCCAAGCAGGCTATTAAAGATTCCTCCCGGGTGCTCGGTTTTCCCTATGGCATGGGTGAAAAGCTCACCAAGGCCATGCCGCCTGCCGTGATGGGTAAAGACATCCCACTCGAGGGAATCATGGATACGGCACATCCTCGTTACAAAGAGGCTGCCGATTTTCGGGCGATTCTTGAGGTAGACTCCGACGCGCAAACGGTTTTTCAAACCGCCCGCGGTATCGAAAATCTCAAGCGGCAGTGGGGTGTTCACGCGGCCGGTGTAATCATGTCGAGCGACCCGCTGATCGATATCATCCCCATCATGAGGCGCGAGCAAGACGGCCAGATCGTTACCCAGTTTGACTATCCGGCCTGTGAAACCCTTGGGCTCATTAAGATGGATTTTCTGGGCCTGCGCAACCTCACAATCCTGGATGATGCCCTCGATAATATCCGGGCCAACCGCAACGAGAACATCATTCTCGAAGATCTTGATCTGGACGATCAGGCAACGTATGAGTTGATTGCACGCGGAGACACCCTCGGGGTGTTTCAGCTTGATGGTGGCCCAATGCGTGGCCTGCTGCGGCTCATGAAGCCCGATAACTTTGAAGATATCTCGGCCGTTCTTGCTCTCTACCGGCCCGGTCCCATGGGTGCAAACTCTCACACCAATTATGCTCTGCGTAAGAATGCTGCCCAGGAGATCATTCCTATTCATCCGGAGCTCGAAGAACCTCTCAGCGAGGTGCTGGGCGGAACGTTTGGTTTGATCGTTTACCAGGAACAGGTGATGTCAATCGCCCAAAAACTGGCTGGCTTTACACTGGCCCAGGCCGATCTTTTGCGTCGGGCCATGGGCAAGAAGAAAAAGTCAGAGCTGGACAAACAGTTTGAGACCTTCTCACAGGGTATGCGGGATAACGGGTACTCAGACGCCGCTGTTCAAACCCTCTGGGATATTCTGCTCCCATTTTCCGACTACGCTTTTAATAAGGCTCACTCGGCGGCCTATGGCGTCTTGAGTTACTGGACGGCCTACCTAAAAGCCAATTTTCCGGCGGAGTTTATGGCCGCGCTACTCACGAGTGTGGGCGACTCTAAAGATAAATTGGGTATGTACCTTAATGAGTGCCGCCACATGGGAATCCAGGTGCTGGCGCCCGACGTGAACGAGTCTCTTGTACACTTCTCCGCGGTGGGTACCGACATCCGCTTTGGCCTGGGAGCCATCCGTAACGTTGGTGCGCAGGTGGTCGAAAATATTCGTGAGGCGCGCGAAGAAAAAGGGCGTTTCACCTCGTTTCATGACTTCCTCAATAAGGTTCCGCTTACCGTACTCAACAAGCGCACCGTAGAATCCCTCATTAAAGCGGGAGCGTTTGACTCGATATCTCCGGTTCGTCGCGCGCTTGTCGAGATTCACGAAGATGCCGTCGATGCCGCGTCCAAGGCCAAGCGCGAAGAGGCAAACGGAAATTTTGGGTTCGATTTTGATAGTCTCTTTGACGATCCCGCGCAGGCGGAGGACCAGGTACCCGAGCGTCCCGAGTGGGGCAAAAAAGACAAGCTTGCGTTCGAGCGGGAGATGCTTGGGCTCTACGTTTCCGATCATCCGCTCGCGGGTCTCGAGATTGCCCTAGCAAAACACGCCAGCACCACCGTTAACGACATTAACAATCCGGATGCCAACCTTGATGGTGAAATTGTGACGATCGCCGGTCTCATCACGAGCGTTCAGCACAGGGTTGCAAAGTCGGGCAACCAATACGGAATGATCACGGTGGAGGACTTTACCGGGGAGATACAGGTGCTTCTGATGGGCAAGTCCTATCTGGAGTTTGGCCCGATGCTGCAGAGCGACTCGATCGCCTCGGTTCGTGGAAAGGTGAATGCCCGCGACGACGGCATGTCGATGCACGCCTATGGTGTGTCCCTTCCCGAGGTAGAGCAGTCTGAGGTGGGGGCACCCATATCGATAACCCTGCAAGATAAGCGTGCCACCCCCAAGACGATGAGGGAGCTTAAAGAGTTGCTGGAGCGTCATTCTGGACAAAACGAAGTACGGCTCAGGCTGCTCACCTCCACCTCCGTTCGTATCTTTGAGCTTCCCTACCCGGTCTCGGTCAACTCAAGTTTCTTCGGAGACATAAAGGGGCTTTTGGGTCCCCGCTGCCTGCAGTGA
- a CDS encoding VOC family protein, which yields MQTQLGFIGIVTRDMGESLRFYRALGLNIPEGLEDQPHVDIELNAGVRLAWDTVQTIQTFDPHYEFPSGKHRVALAFNLGTADAVNDKFAALEALGYPGHTAPWDAFWGQRYATIFDPDGNSIDLYADL from the coding sequence GCGATATGGGAGAGTCTCTCCGGTTTTATCGGGCGCTTGGCCTTAATATTCCGGAGGGCCTTGAGGATCAACCACACGTAGACATTGAATTGAACGCGGGGGTTCGTCTTGCCTGGGACACCGTTCAGACTATTCAAACTTTTGACCCGCACTATGAGTTCCCCAGCGGAAAACACCGCGTGGCCCTCGCTTTTAATCTGGGTACAGCCGATGCGGTCAACGACAAATTTGCCGCGCTTGAAGCCCTAGGATATCCGGGTCACACAGCCCCCTGGGATGCTTTCTGGGGCCAACGTTACGCAACAATCTTTGACCCCGACGGTAACTCGATTGATCTCTACGCAGACCTGTAA
- a CDS encoding YggT family protein: MVSNLALIIGFSLQLIIRIYIAILWARLILDWVRVLNPRWYPKGFLVVLVELVFTLTDPPIKFIRKLLPPLRLGPVALDFGWLITMIVCWILLAIIPGIIAIFL, translated from the coding sequence TTGGTAAGCAATTTGGCACTGATTATTGGGTTTAGCCTGCAACTAATCATTAGGATTTATATAGCTATTTTGTGGGCACGACTCATCCTTGACTGGGTTCGTGTACTCAACCCGAGATGGTATCCGAAAGGGTTCCTGGTGGTTCTTGTGGAGTTAGTCTTCACGCTCACTGACCCGCCCATTAAATTTATTCGAAAACTGTTGCCTCCACTGCGTTTAGGGCCCGTTGCACTTGATTTTGGCTGGCTCATAACGATGATTGTGTGCTGGATATTACTGGCGATTATCCCCGGTATTATCGCGATTTTTCTCTGA
- the lspA gene encoding signal peptidase II: MSVFLVLAGLAIGVYGIDQLTKVWVVDNLEYGVAIPVIGDFLQFYFVRNPGAAFSLASGSTWIFSILAAAVVVFIIWYSAKLRSLGWAIFLGLLLGGVLGNLNDRLFREPGFGRGHVVDFISTPWMLPAIYNVADIAIVSAMGVFVILTFRGIKIDGTREPRSSRKNQSKNVPTKGTAVGGE, encoded by the coding sequence TTGAGTGTTTTCCTTGTGCTTGCCGGCTTGGCGATCGGTGTGTACGGGATTGACCAGCTGACAAAGGTGTGGGTTGTGGACAACCTTGAATACGGTGTCGCAATCCCCGTCATCGGCGATTTCTTGCAATTTTACTTTGTACGAAACCCCGGGGCCGCGTTTTCTTTGGCGAGTGGGAGTACCTGGATTTTCTCGATACTCGCAGCCGCTGTTGTCGTTTTTATCATCTGGTATTCCGCGAAGCTTCGCTCCCTGGGGTGGGCAATATTTTTAGGGTTGCTCCTGGGTGGTGTGCTGGGCAATCTCAACGATCGTCTTTTTCGCGAACCGGGATTCGGGCGCGGTCACGTTGTCGATTTTATTTCGACCCCCTGGATGCTCCCGGCGATTTACAATGTGGCAGATATCGCTATCGTCTCCGCGATGGGCGTCTTTGTGATTCTTACCTTCCGTGGGATAAAGATTGATGGAACCCGTGAGCCCCGATCTTCACGTAAGAACCAGAGCAAAAACGTGCCTACGAAAGGTACCGCGGTTGGTGGAGAGTAG
- a CDS encoding AraC family transcriptional regulator has translation MTYRESRASFLGAIVWASRSSVRETIVPDGCIDVLWHRNMLSLAGPTTRPFVSRSTGGESLVGVRLAPGIAPALLGLDAHEIVDMRVDLADVLPHYLTIFPLAKITPDSVESSLPQALALQAERVSSRRLARAAQLRSAARSGITVADAARIMYVSERQLHRECLMYFGYGMQTLKRILRFQNAYQQIRRGRALAEVAMSSGYSDQAHLSREVGRLSGVSPRALRS, from the coding sequence ATGACCTATCGAGAGAGCCGGGCTTCTTTCCTCGGAGCTATCGTGTGGGCCTCACGATCATCCGTGCGGGAAACAATTGTGCCTGATGGATGCATTGATGTGCTGTGGCACCGCAATATGCTCAGCCTGGCTGGTCCCACCACGCGCCCGTTTGTGTCGCGGTCAACCGGGGGAGAAAGCCTGGTGGGAGTTCGTCTGGCACCCGGAATTGCTCCCGCGCTGCTGGGACTTGACGCCCACGAGATTGTGGATATGCGTGTTGATCTCGCGGACGTGCTGCCTCACTATCTCACGATTTTTCCGTTAGCCAAGATTACCCCTGATTCGGTGGAGTCGTCGCTGCCCCAAGCTTTAGCACTACAGGCAGAGCGTGTGAGTTCTCGGCGGCTTGCAAGGGCTGCTCAGCTTCGCTCTGCTGCTCGGTCAGGCATTACCGTGGCAGATGCCGCCCGTATAATGTACGTGTCAGAACGACAACTGCACCGGGAATGCCTGATGTATTTTGGTTATGGGATGCAGACCCTTAAACGAATATTGCGTTTCCAGAATGCGTATCAACAGATTCGACGAGGGAGAGCCCTCGCCGAGGTCGCTATGAGCAGTGGGTACTCCGATCAGGCCCACCTATCACGAGAGGTGGGTAGACTCAGCGGGGTATCGCCCCGTGCGCTTCGATCGTAG